The Engraulis encrasicolus isolate BLACKSEA-1 chromosome 22, IST_EnEncr_1.0, whole genome shotgun sequence genome includes a region encoding these proteins:
- the spg7 gene encoding paraplegin yields MAALLLQRCNKSGNHTRVSQLWTLISRDRSGISRHHDRSLSIPNPKLQSCSSCKGPLKPKLLGLPPHTHHEVRSLYSKLSEPLCPRILGLTRSGHHHILNPDGFWKILGGLHYFSTSQSRKEKKDGGKGKTPEEDEEEKKRREQEDQMYRERLRTLFIIALIMSVLNSINTSGGNISWSDFVNEMLAKGEVSRVQVVPESDIVEIYLHPGAVIFGRPRLALMYRMQVANIDKFEEKLRAAEEELNIDGKDRIPVSYRRTGFFGNALYALGMAAIGVAILWYIFRLAGMGGREGGFSAFNQLKMAKFTIVDGKSGKGVSFKDVAGMHEAKMEVKEFVDYLKNPDRYLQLGAKVPKGSLLLGPPGCGKTLLAKAVATEAQVPFLAMAGSEFVEVIGGLGAARVRSLFKEARARAPCIVYIDEIDAVGKKRSTNMSGFSNTEEEQTLNQLLVEMDGMGTTDHVIVLASTNRADILDNALMRPGRLDRHIFIDLPTLQERKEIFEQHLKILKLTQPANFYSLRLAELTPGFSGADIANICNEAALHAAREGYKSIDTFNFEYAVERVIAGSAKKSKILSKEEQRVVAFHESGHALVGWLLEHTEAVMKVSIAPRTNAALGFAQILPRDQYLFTKEQLFERMCMALGGRASEAITFNKVTTGAQDDLRKVTRVAYSMVKQYGMSASVGQVSFPDTEEQGAIGRRPFSQGLQEQMDHEAKMLVARAYRQTEKLLQDNREKLILLASTLLEREVVNYDDIEALLGPPPHGPKKMIAPQTWMEAEKDLQDTGEDEPRRRPPPRKDDDEELNLGPV; encoded by the exons ATGGCAGCGTTACTTTTGCAACGGTGTAACAAGTCGGGTAACCATACCAGAGTAAGTCAACTTTGGACATTAATATCGCGTGACAGAAGTGGTATTTCCAGACATCATGACCGTTCCCTGAGTATTCCAAATCCAAAACTACAGTCGTGCTCTAGCTGCAAAGGGCCTCTGAAACCCAAATTGCTGGGATTACCTCCACACACCCATCACGAAGTGAGATCACTCTATTCCAAG CTCAGCGAACCTTTGTGTCCAAGAATACTAGGACTTACCAGGAGTGGACACCATCACATTCTTAACCCAGATGGGTTTTGGAAGATATTAG GGGGGCTGCATTACTTCAGCACCTCTCAGTCccgaaaagagaagaaagatggaGGCAAAGGAAAGACTCCAGAGGAAGATGAAG AGGAGAAGAAACGTCGCGAGCAGGAGGACCAGATGTACCGTGAGCGGCTGAGGACCCTGTTCATCATTGCCCTCATCATGAGCGTGCTCAACTCCATCAACACCAGCGGGGGCAACATCTCCTGGAGCGACTTTGTCAACGAGATGCTGGCCAAGGGCGAGGTCTCACGTGTCCAGGTCGTTCCGGAGAGCGACATTGTGGAGATCTACCTCCACCCTGGAGCCGTCATCTTCGGCAGACCT AGGTTGGCCCTGATGTATCGCATGCAGGTGGCCAACATTGACAAGTTTGAGGAGAAGCTCCGCGCAGCTGAGGAGGAGCTCAACATCGACGGCAAAGACAGAATACCTGTCTCATATAGACGCACTGGATTCTTTGGGAA TGCACTCTATGCCCTTGGCATGGCTGCCATTGGCGTGGCCATCCTCTGGTACATCTTCAGGCTTGCTGGcatgggaggcagagagggaggcttCAGCGCTTTT AACCAGCTGAAAATGGCCAAGTTCACTATTGTAGATGGCAAGTCTGGGAAGGGTGTCAGCTTCAAAGATGTAGCAGGAATGCACGAGGCAAAGATGGAAGTGAAGGAGTTTGTGGACTATCTAAAG AACCCAGACAGATATCTTCAGCTGGGGGCCAAGGTCCCCAAGGGCTCTCTGTTGCTGGGGCCTCCAGGCTGTGGGAAGACTCTGCTGGCCAAAGCTGTGGCAACTGAGGCTCAAGTACCTTTCCTTGCCATGGCAGGGTCCGAATTTGTTGAGGTCATCGGAG GCCTCGGCGCTGCCAGAGTCAGGAGTTTGTTCAAAGAGGCCCGTGCCCGTGCGCCCTGCATCGTCTACATAGACGAGATTGACGCCGTGGGCAAGAAGCGCTCCACCAACATGTCTGGCTTCTCCAACACGGAGGAGGAGCAGACTCTCAATCAGCTACTGGTCGAGATGGACG GGATGGGAACAACAGACCATGTGATTGTGCTGGCCTCCACTAACAGGGCAGATATTCTGGACAATGCCCTCATGAGACCTGGAAGGTTAGACAGACATATTTTCATCGACCTACCCACTCTACAG GAGAGAAAGGAAATCTTTGAACAGCATTTGAAGATCCTGAAGCTTACTCAGCCAGCAAACTTCTACTCTCTCCGTCTGGCTGAACTGACTCCAGGTTTCAGTG GTGCTGACATTGCAAACATCTGTAACGAGGCTGCCTTGCATGCCGCCAGAGAAGGATACAAGTCCATCGACACGTTCAACTTTGAGTATGCAGTGGAGAGAGTTATTGCAG GAAGTGCAAAGAAAAGCAAGATTTTATCCAAAGAGGAGCAGAGGGTGGTCGCCTTCCATGAATCCGGTCATGCTCTGGTGGGCTGGCTGCTGGAACACACTGAAGCTGTCATGAAG GTGTCTATTGCCCCCAGGACCAATGCTGCCCTAGGCTTTGCCCAGATTCTGCCCAGGGACCAGTATCTCTTCACCAAGGAGCAGCTGTTTGAGAGGATGTGCATGGCTCTGGGTGGAAGAGCATCGGAAGCAATCACCTTCAACAAAGTCACCACAG GTGCTCAGGATGACCTGCGGAAGGTGACGCGGGTGGCCTACTCCATGGTGAAGCAGTACGGCATGTCTGCCAGCGTGGGCCAGGTGTCCTTCCCAGACACGGAGGAGCAGGGAGCCATCGGCCGACGCCCCTTCAGCCAGGGCCTACAGGAGCAGATGGACCAT GAGGCCAAGATGCTGGTGGCCCGTGCctacagacaaacagagaagcTGCTTCAGGACAACAGGGAGAAACTGATATTG ctGGCCAGCACGTTGTTGGAGCGCGAGGTGGTGAACTACGACGACATCGAGGCACTGCTGGGGCCTCCTCCGCACGGGCCCAAGAAGATGATCGCCCCCCAGACCTGGATGGAGGCCGAGAAGGACCTGCAGGACACCGGGGAGGACGAGCCCAGGCGCCGGCCCCCGCCCAGGAAGGACGATGACGAGGAGCTCAACTTGGGCCCCGTCTGA